In the Nitrospirales bacterium LBB_01 genome, one interval contains:
- a CDS encoding YkgJ family cysteine cluster protein: MDDVFNKLRSYPGEKIELTYKDKFSFRCYSGIECFNQCCRGGLEIFLTPYDVLRMKNAIGITSTEFLATYAIHVMLEKSNIPFLKLRMDENKNCYFNRQTGCAIYSDRPLVCRYYPIGYAVMKSNRPLEGDDFYFKIQESFCKGHKETALWDIETWRTDQEINIYEDANKDWVDLVLNKKLYGATVKLNDKTTAMYMLGSFDVDAFREFLLNSTFLKRFDVEEDELELITTDELQLLKFANKWLKFALFNEPTMYLKEAK; this comes from the coding sequence ATGGATGATGTATTTAACAAACTTCGGAGTTATCCCGGGGAAAAGATAGAGCTTACCTACAAGGATAAGTTTAGTTTTAGGTGCTACAGTGGAATTGAGTGTTTTAATCAGTGCTGCAGAGGCGGATTGGAGATATTTCTAACGCCTTATGATGTGCTAAGGATGAAAAACGCAATAGGGATAACATCTACGGAATTTCTGGCTACTTACGCAATTCATGTCATGCTTGAAAAGAGCAATATCCCGTTTCTAAAATTGCGAATGGATGAAAATAAGAATTGCTATTTTAACCGGCAAACGGGCTGTGCAATATACTCTGACAGACCGCTTGTTTGCAGGTATTATCCGATAGGCTACGCTGTAATGAAGTCAAACCGTCCTCTTGAGGGAGATGATTTTTATTTTAAAATACAAGAGAGTTTCTGTAAGGGACATAAGGAGACGGCGCTATGGGACATAGAGACGTGGCGCACGGACCAGGAGATAAATATATATGAGGATGCCAACAAGGACTGGGTTGATCTGGTTTTAAACAAAAAGCTCTACGGAGCTACCGTTAAGCTCAATGATAAAACCACGGCTATGTATATGCTTGGGAGTTTTGATGTCGATGCTTTTAGGGAGTTTTTGCTAAATAGCACGTTTTTAAAGCGTTTTGATGTTGAAGAGGATGAGTTGGAATTAATTACAACCGATGAGTTGCAGCTTCTCAAATTTGCCAATAAGTGGCTTAAATTTGCCCTGTTTAATGAGCCGACTATGTATCTGAAGGAGGCAAAATAA
- the ispE gene encoding 4-(cytidine 5'-diphospho)-2-C-methyl-D-erythritol kinase, with translation MKSNLNEKKFKLLAPAKINWFLYVTGVRNDGYHNIASLFQAISVYDTLEFQATANATVFSPLVLKSCLNIPAKDNLVTKALNILAEHLQTSYKSDKKISGEITIELKKEIPSEAGLGGGSSDCASAFIGLNRLFNLGLKSDELLHLSAKAGSDVPFFIKGEIAMVTGRGEIVSPLITNAAVPLLLVKPPVSISTPWAYRRVDERLDSKLIDENRLLNITALVNQFIKAISKSDFETMGKLMRNDIEDAISGDFLWIDDIKGQLKNAGARVSLLSGSGSTVFGAFDSEHKRNEAEEFLSKKYPDFWIKPAYTLTTTSG, from the coding sequence ATGAAAAGTAACCTTAATGAAAAGAAATTCAAACTCTTAGCGCCGGCAAAAATCAACTGGTTTTTGTATGTTACTGGAGTGCGCAATGACGGCTACCACAATATTGCCTCATTGTTTCAAGCCATCAGTGTTTATGACACTCTGGAGTTTCAAGCAACTGCTAACGCCACAGTGTTTTCGCCTCTTGTGCTAAAAAGCTGTTTAAATATTCCCGCTAAAGATAATCTCGTAACAAAAGCTTTGAACATTTTAGCCGAACATCTACAAACATCCTACAAATCAGACAAGAAAATCTCAGGTGAAATCACGATAGAACTTAAAAAAGAAATACCGTCAGAGGCAGGGCTAGGCGGAGGAAGCTCAGATTGTGCTTCAGCCTTTATTGGTTTAAACAGGCTTTTTAATCTTGGTCTCAAGAGCGATGAGCTTCTACATCTGTCAGCTAAGGCGGGCTCAGATGTGCCATTTTTTATCAAAGGTGAGATTGCAATGGTTACAGGCAGAGGAGAGATTGTGAGTCCTCTGATTACAAATGCAGCCGTTCCGTTGCTGCTTGTGAAACCACCGGTCTCTATTTCCACTCCGTGGGCATACAGAAGGGTTGATGAGAGGCTGGATAGTAAACTAATTGATGAAAACAGACTTTTAAATATTACCGCACTTGTCAATCAATTCATTAAAGCCATAAGCAAATCTGATTTTGAAACTATGGGTAAATTAATGAGAAATGATATTGAAGATGCAATAAGCGGCGATTTCCTGTGGATTGATGATATTAAAGGACAATTAAAAAACGCCGGCGCCCGTGTATCGCTCCTAAGCGGCAGCGGCTCCACGGTCTTTGGCGCTTTCGACAGCGAACATAAAAGAAATGAGGCTGAGGAGTTTCTGAGTAAAAAATATCCGGATTTCTGGATAAAGCCAGCTTACACTCTAACAACAACGAGTGGTTAA
- a CDS encoding heterodisulfide reductase, with translation MGDGTVVTPDLDFVKSLRSSGADSVKKCYQCATCSAVCSLTPPDDPFPRREMSMAQWGLKADLASDPNIWLCHNCNECTKYCPRGARPGDVLSVLRKQAITENAFPGFLAKIISEPKLLVFTFLIPIVLFVLVLKMTGHLNIPDGPVVYDKFFPIHYVDPIFLTSASFVFISFVISISRFWKNLNSNPYKLMANGNLLKSIVETLKEFLLHKKFDKCSVNKDRTWAHRFVFFGFVGLFITTNWAVFHIYVLGWHSPYRLDDPAILALFGGSKDLVFLSYMAFKGFGNLSALALFIGAVMIFANKAKDKGFVTKTSCFDGSFNIVVMLLFITGILSEFLRWGNVATIAYPMYFAHLVLVFYTIAFLPFTKLAHMVYRTTAIVYAKMANKD, from the coding sequence ATGGGTGATGGTACGGTAGTAACGCCTGATCTGGATTTTGTTAAGAGTTTAAGAAGCTCGGGTGCAGATTCGGTAAAGAAGTGTTACCAGTGTGCTACGTGTTCTGCGGTGTGCAGCTTAACGCCGCCGGATGATCCATTTCCCCGCAGGGAAATGTCAATGGCACAGTGGGGCCTTAAGGCGGATTTGGCAAGTGACCCCAATATCTGGTTATGCCACAACTGTAACGAGTGCACTAAGTACTGCCCGCGTGGTGCAAGACCCGGTGATGTCCTATCAGTTCTAAGAAAACAGGCTATCACAGAAAACGCATTCCCCGGGTTTTTAGCAAAGATAATTTCAGAGCCTAAACTCCTTGTGTTCACGTTTCTGATACCGATAGTGCTTTTCGTTCTGGTTCTTAAGATGACAGGACACTTAAACATTCCGGATGGCCCTGTAGTGTATGATAAGTTTTTCCCAATCCACTACGTTGACCCGATATTTTTGACGTCAGCGTCCTTTGTGTTTATCTCTTTTGTGATAAGCATAAGCCGGTTTTGGAAAAATCTGAACTCAAATCCGTACAAACTCATGGCTAACGGCAACCTGCTAAAGAGCATTGTGGAGACGCTGAAAGAGTTTCTGCTTCACAAGAAATTTGACAAATGCAGCGTCAATAAGGACAGAACGTGGGCGCACAGGTTTGTGTTCTTTGGTTTTGTAGGGCTTTTTATAACTACCAACTGGGCGGTGTTTCACATTTACGTGCTTGGGTGGCATTCACCCTACAGGCTGGATGATCCTGCCATATTGGCGCTTTTTGGCGGTTCTAAGGATTTGGTATTCCTTAGTTATATGGCGTTTAAGGGATTTGGCAATTTGAGCGCACTGGCCTTGTTTATTGGCGCTGTGATGATTTTTGCCAATAAAGCCAAAGACAAAGGATTTGTCACAAAGACCTCGTGTTTTGACGGCAGTTTCAACATAGTTGTGATGCTGCTCTTTATAACGGGGATTCTTTCCGAGTTTCTCAGATGGGGTAATGTGGCAACGATAGCGTATCCGATGTACTTTGCACATTTAGTGCTTGTGTTTTACACGATAGCGTTTTTGCCGTTTACGAAGCTTGCACACATGGTCTATAGGACAACTGCTATTGTGTATGCAAAGATGGCAAATAAGGATTAG
- a CDS encoding MdtA/MuxA family multidrug efflux RND transporter periplasmic adaptor subunit, with product MTYSRLRVKCYITYALVLLFLVLLTVYVFGADSAKEDKPSGAKTSKFPVQIPPVEVAEVKTGDIGTYLNGLGTVIPLNTVAIKSRVDGQLMKILFEEGQSVKKGDVLALIDPRPFEIQLTQAEGQLAKDMALLKNAQLDVERYRVLFKQDSVSKQQLDTQEALVKQYEAIIKADKGQVDNAKLQLEYSKVTSPINGRVGLRQVDAGNIIHANDVNPIVVVTQLKPITVVFPIAEDNIPRALEKLRKGAPIVVEAYDRQQSRKLATGVLLTIDNQIDINTGTVRFKAKFPNENSELFPNQFVNVKLLLDLKHNAVLVPSAAIQRTQKGMFVYVVKTIDNTTSVRFVKAGETQNDVTSIEEGLTSGELVVVSGADRLTDGSKVQIKSAQDNTTRKHK from the coding sequence GTGACATATTCACGCTTAAGGGTGAAATGCTATATAACCTATGCGTTAGTGTTGCTTTTTTTAGTCTTATTAACCGTCTATGTGTTTGGCGCTGATTCGGCTAAAGAGGATAAACCCTCCGGCGCTAAAACTTCAAAATTTCCAGTACAGATTCCGCCTGTTGAGGTGGCAGAGGTCAAAACCGGTGATATTGGAACGTACCTTAACGGTCTTGGCACTGTTATTCCTCTTAACACCGTAGCCATCAAAAGCCGTGTTGACGGCCAGCTTATGAAAATACTGTTTGAAGAGGGGCAGTCAGTTAAGAAAGGTGACGTGTTAGCTCTCATTGACCCCAGACCATTTGAAATCCAGCTGACTCAGGCCGAGGGGCAGTTGGCTAAGGATATGGCACTGCTTAAAAATGCCCAGCTTGATGTGGAAAGATACCGGGTACTCTTTAAACAGGATTCCGTCTCAAAGCAGCAGCTTGATACCCAAGAAGCACTGGTTAAACAGTATGAAGCCATTATCAAAGCCGATAAAGGACAGGTTGATAATGCAAAACTTCAGCTTGAGTACTCTAAGGTAACCTCGCCAATAAACGGTAGAGTCGGATTGAGACAGGTTGATGCGGGAAACATTATTCACGCAAACGACGTAAACCCAATCGTTGTCGTCACTCAGTTAAAGCCTATTACTGTTGTGTTTCCTATTGCCGAGGACAACATTCCCCGTGCCCTTGAAAAGCTGCGAAAAGGCGCTCCCATAGTTGTTGAAGCTTACGACAGGCAGCAAAGCCGCAAACTTGCTACAGGAGTGCTTCTGACTATTGACAACCAAATAGACATCAACACCGGCACAGTGCGCTTTAAAGCAAAATTCCCAAATGAAAACAGCGAACTATTCCCCAATCAGTTTGTTAATGTAAAACTGCTTCTTGATCTTAAGCACAATGCCGTCCTTGTGCCCTCAGCTGCCATTCAGCGGACTCAAAAGGGTATGTTTGTTTATGTCGTAAAGACAATCGATAACACGACCTCTGTGCGATTTGTTAAAGCCGGTGAAACTCAGAATGACGTCACATCTATTGAAGAGGGACTGACCTCCGGTGAGTTGGTTGTTGTAAGCGGTGCTGACAGACTCACTGATGGCAGCAAGGTACAGATTAAATCCGCACAAGACAATACGACACGAAAGCATAAGTAA
- a CDS encoding hydrogenase iron-sulfur subunit: MADSKLGVYICTGCGIGEAISVEELQKSARSAAACKTHSFLCSDEGVQIIKDDINNDGINKIIIAACSPRVNTDAFDFDPLLYFTERVNLREHVVWTQPAGAPGTQLLAVDNLCMGMAKASRAEPPVPKTTEVHRSLLVIGGGVTGLTAAIEAAKAGYEAVIIEESAELGGFAKKSFKGFPVKAPFDKLPESTIGVKIKAAETDPKIKIHLGTKVTSIEGEPGMFDVTVDKSGQESKFSVGAIVLATGWKPYDATQLVSYGYGRYKNVVTNVEMETIASKGKVGRPSDGKTANSVLFVQCAGQRDENNIPYCSSVCCNVSLKQAKYVRESNPDSSAYIIYKDMRTMGQYEGFYKAAQDDAGIFLAKGEVKGLEEAADGSIMVDVYNQLLNRDMKIKVDLVVLATGMVSNMLPAGRAVNSVTPEYIGDLVTKQTQDGTITELMPVPIVLNLKYRQGPELPHLKYGFPDSHFICFPYETQRTGIYAAGAVRHPMDAQQSSTDAAGAALKAIQCIELTAQGKAVHPRAGDMTFPEFRLENCTQCRRCTVECPFGVLDEDEKGTPKEHPYRCRRCGTCMGACPQRIISFKNYSVDIVSSMIKAVEVPTEGDEPFIIAFICENDAYPALDMAGLNRVSLNPNFRFIPLRCLGGTNLVWIADALSKGIDGVMLIGCKYGDNYQCHFIKGSKVASERMSKVQETLGRLMLEAERVQQVQLSIDEWDLLPKLMNEFSELLKGFGPNPYKGF, translated from the coding sequence TTTTATGCAGTGATGAGGGAGTGCAGATTATTAAAGACGACATAAACAATGACGGGATAAATAAAATTATAATAGCCGCCTGCTCACCCAGAGTAAACACGGATGCGTTTGACTTTGATCCGCTTCTGTACTTTACGGAAAGAGTGAACCTGAGAGAGCACGTGGTGTGGACACAGCCGGCAGGGGCTCCCGGAACCCAGCTTTTGGCTGTGGATAATCTCTGCATGGGAATGGCAAAGGCCTCCAGGGCGGAACCACCGGTTCCTAAAACCACAGAGGTTCACAGGTCTTTACTGGTTATAGGCGGTGGCGTTACGGGTTTGACTGCTGCAATAGAGGCTGCAAAGGCCGGATATGAGGCAGTTATTATTGAGGAAAGCGCCGAGCTTGGCGGCTTTGCCAAAAAGTCTTTTAAAGGATTTCCTGTGAAAGCGCCCTTTGATAAATTGCCGGAGTCCACTATCGGAGTCAAAATTAAGGCGGCAGAGACCGACCCCAAAATAAAAATACATCTGGGCACAAAGGTGACCTCTATTGAGGGCGAGCCTGGTATGTTTGATGTAACAGTGGATAAGAGCGGTCAGGAGAGTAAGTTTAGCGTTGGCGCAATTGTTCTTGCTACCGGCTGGAAACCCTATGATGCCACACAGCTTGTTTCGTATGGTTATGGCCGCTATAAAAACGTTGTAACTAACGTTGAGATGGAAACTATCGCCTCTAAGGGCAAAGTAGGGCGCCCCTCAGACGGTAAAACGGCAAACAGTGTTCTGTTTGTACAGTGTGCCGGTCAAAGGGATGAAAACAATATTCCATACTGCTCATCTGTGTGCTGCAATGTGTCGCTTAAGCAGGCAAAGTATGTGCGGGAGTCTAATCCTGACTCAAGCGCCTATATAATCTACAAAGATATGCGCACGATGGGTCAGTATGAGGGTTTTTATAAGGCTGCACAGGATGATGCGGGAATATTCCTTGCTAAGGGCGAGGTTAAGGGACTTGAAGAGGCGGCAGATGGCAGCATTATGGTTGATGTGTATAATCAACTGCTTAACCGTGATATGAAAATAAAGGTGGATCTTGTTGTGCTTGCTACCGGTATGGTGTCTAATATGCTTCCAGCGGGTAGGGCGGTAAACAGTGTTACGCCGGAGTACATAGGTGATTTGGTAACGAAACAAACTCAAGATGGCACCATTACCGAGCTTATGCCTGTGCCGATTGTTCTGAATTTAAAGTACAGACAGGGTCCTGAACTGCCCCATCTGAAGTACGGTTTCCCTGATTCACATTTTATATGTTTCCCGTATGAAACGCAGCGAACCGGAATATACGCAGCAGGGGCTGTAAGGCATCCTATGGATGCGCAGCAGTCTAGCACGGATGCCGCAGGTGCGGCGCTTAAGGCCATTCAGTGTATAGAACTTACCGCTCAGGGCAAGGCAGTGCATCCACGTGCCGGGGATATGACGTTCCCTGAGTTTCGGCTTGAAAACTGTACGCAGTGCCGCAGATGTACGGTTGAGTGCCCGTTTGGTGTGTTGGATGAGGACGAAAAGGGAACTCCGAAGGAGCATCCTTATCGCTGCCGCAGATGTGGTACTTGTATGGGAGCGTGTCCGCAGAGGATTATTTCCTTTAAAAACTACAGCGTTGACATCGTATCCTCTATGATAAAAGCGGTTGAGGTGCCAACTGAGGGAGATGAGCCGTTTATAATAGCCTTCATCTGCGAAAACGATGCGTATCCGGCATTGGATATGGCAGGGTTAAACAGAGTGTCGCTTAATCCTAATTTCAGGTTTATACCTCTTAGATGTCTTGGCGGAACTAACCTTGTGTGGATAGCGGATGCGCTTTCAAAGGGCATTGACGGTGTTATGCTTATTGGCTGTAAGTATGGGGATAACTACCAGTGTCACTTCATAAAGGGCTCCAAGGTGGCAAGTGAGAGGATGAGTAAAGTGCAGGAAACACTGGGCAGGTTGATGCTTGAGGCTGAGAGAGTGCAGCAGGTTCAGCTTTCAATTGATGAATGGGACTTGTTACCGAAGTTGATGAATGAGTTTTCAGAGCTGTTGAAAGGCTTCGGCCCCAATCCATATAAAGGTTTTTAA